A genomic window from Streptomyces sp. HUAS YS2 includes:
- a CDS encoding endo-beta-N-acetylglucosaminidase yields MRRPLTLLLTAALIGAVLGLTPAHGAPPPKPVRAAAAGDQPHASYWYPNSILDWDPATDPDARFNRSRVPLRPRTSDPALKANANARSGEGGVTALVSFGPTSNNPSQGALDPNYYAFGHWQYVDKLVFWGGSAGEGLILAPNATVIDAAHRNGVKVYGTVFFPPTAYGGQIQWVRDFVQKSGSTYPVAAKLAQVAQTYGFDGWFINQETAGGDATLATELRNAMRYARGLGPVEFMWYDAMTESGSVSWQDALTGANDAFLQEGAQRTSDSMFLDFGWSSAGLDSSRTLARSLGRSEYELAAGIDTEANGYNTSVPWSSVFPAGQKHVTSLGIYRPEWTYNSSTGRADSHTREARYWDGANADPSDTTTTSSWKGLAHYIPESSAVTAKPFVTSFNAGQGDFYNARGTRVSSTGWNNLSLQDVPPTYRWLVASTGTRLTPSVDFTDAYEGGSSLRLTGTLDAVNTVRLYQTKLPVAADTKLSVVVKTPAAGPTRLKAAVSFTDAPTAFTTLDLGSTSGSGWETKTLDLSAFAGRTVAQIGLQTAGTDPSYDIRVGQLAVYDGTVDSAAAPTGVTVLGATDVSGTRKTLRLGWTPSATGSVHHYEVHRRNPDGTRTFLGATPNDAYFVPRLDRVGTEGTTTLDVEAVSTEYGRSPVATTTVSWSGTAPETNLALNRPATASGQCNSSETPAKAVNGTVNGGNTDKWCTLTTDKWLEVDLGSARALTRFTVRHAAAGGENASWNTRDFTIQVRSSTADPWTTAATVTGNTAAVTTNPVSVTARYARLQINRPTQTTDPAARIYEFEAWGP; encoded by the coding sequence ATGAGACGACCCCTCACCCTCCTGCTGACCGCGGCGCTGATCGGCGCCGTGCTCGGCCTCACCCCCGCACACGGCGCCCCGCCGCCGAAACCGGTGCGGGCCGCGGCCGCGGGCGACCAGCCCCACGCCTCGTACTGGTACCCGAACTCGATCCTGGACTGGGACCCGGCGACCGACCCCGACGCCCGGTTCAACCGGTCCCGCGTCCCGCTGCGCCCGCGCACCTCCGACCCGGCGCTCAAGGCCAACGCCAACGCCCGGTCGGGCGAGGGCGGCGTCACGGCCCTGGTCTCCTTCGGCCCCACCTCGAACAACCCCTCCCAAGGCGCCCTCGACCCGAACTACTACGCCTTCGGCCACTGGCAGTACGTCGACAAGCTGGTGTTCTGGGGCGGCTCCGCCGGCGAGGGCCTGATCCTCGCCCCCAACGCCACCGTCATCGACGCCGCCCACCGAAACGGCGTGAAGGTCTACGGCACCGTCTTCTTCCCTCCGACCGCGTACGGCGGCCAGATCCAGTGGGTCCGCGACTTCGTCCAGAAATCCGGCAGCACCTACCCCGTCGCGGCCAAACTCGCCCAGGTCGCGCAGACCTACGGATTCGACGGCTGGTTCATCAACCAGGAGACCGCAGGCGGCGACGCGACCCTCGCCACCGAACTGCGCAACGCCATGCGCTACGCCCGCGGCCTCGGACCCGTCGAGTTCATGTGGTACGACGCGATGACCGAATCCGGCTCGGTGAGCTGGCAGGACGCGCTCACCGGCGCCAACGACGCCTTCCTCCAGGAGGGTGCGCAGCGGACCTCGGACTCGATGTTCCTGGACTTCGGCTGGAGCTCCGCCGGACTCGACTCCTCCCGCACGCTCGCCCGGAGCCTGGGGCGCAGCGAGTACGAACTCGCCGCCGGCATCGACACCGAGGCGAACGGCTACAACACCTCCGTCCCCTGGAGCTCGGTCTTCCCCGCCGGGCAGAAGCACGTCACCTCGCTCGGCATCTACCGCCCCGAGTGGACGTACAACTCCTCGACCGGCCGCGCCGACTCGCACACCCGCGAGGCCCGGTACTGGGACGGCGCCAACGCCGACCCGTCCGACACCACCACCACGTCCTCCTGGAAGGGCCTCGCCCATTACATCCCCGAGTCCTCCGCCGTCACCGCGAAACCCTTCGTCACCTCCTTCAACGCGGGCCAGGGCGACTTCTACAACGCCCGCGGCACCCGCGTCTCCTCGACGGGCTGGAACAACCTCTCCCTCCAGGACGTGCCGCCCACCTACCGCTGGCTGGTCGCCTCCACCGGCACCCGCCTCACCCCCTCCGTCGACTTCACCGACGCCTACGAGGGCGGCTCCTCGCTGCGCCTCACCGGCACCCTCGACGCCGTCAACACCGTCCGGCTCTACCAGACCAAGCTCCCGGTGGCCGCGGACACCAAGCTGTCCGTCGTCGTGAAGACCCCCGCCGCGGGACCGACCCGGCTCAAGGCCGCCGTCTCCTTCACCGACGCCCCGACCGCATTCACCACGCTCGACCTCGGCTCCACCTCCGGCAGCGGCTGGGAGACCAAGACCCTGGACCTGTCCGCCTTCGCCGGCCGCACCGTCGCCCAGATCGGACTCCAGACCGCCGGCACCGACCCCTCGTACGACATCCGCGTCGGACAGCTCGCCGTGTACGACGGCACCGTGGACAGCGCTGCCGCGCCGACCGGCGTCACCGTCCTCGGCGCCACCGACGTCAGCGGCACCCGCAAGACCCTGCGCCTCGGCTGGACCCCGTCGGCCACCGGCTCCGTGCACCACTACGAGGTCCACCGCCGCAACCCCGACGGCACCCGCACCTTCCTCGGCGCCACCCCGAACGACGCGTACTTCGTGCCCCGGCTCGACCGGGTCGGCACGGAGGGCACCACGACCCTCGACGTCGAGGCCGTCTCCACCGAATACGGCCGCTCACCGGTCGCCACCACGACCGTCTCGTGGTCCGGCACCGCCCCCGAGACGAACCTCGCCCTGAACCGGCCCGCCACCGCCTCCGGACAGTGCAACAGCTCCGAGACCCCGGCCAAGGCCGTCAACGGCACCGTCAACGGCGGGAACACCGACAAGTGGTGCACCCTCACCACCGACAAGTGGCTCGAAGTGGACCTGGGTTCGGCCCGTGCCCTCACCCGCTTCACCGTCCGCCACGCGGCCGCAGGCGGCGAGAACGCCTCCTGGAACACCCGCGACTTCACCATCCAGGTCCGCTCCTCGACCGCCGACCCGTGGACCACGGCGGCGACGGTCACCGGCAACACGGCGGCCGTCACCACGAACCCGGTGTCCGTCACGGCTCGCTACGCACGGCTCCAGATCAACCGGCCCACCCAGACCACCGATCCGGCCGCCCGGATCTACGAGTTCGAGGCCTGGGGACCGTAG